One genomic region from Burkholderia latens encodes:
- a CDS encoding IclR family transcriptional regulator, translating to MPASPLPDDDLADSDTDDAGSGEHGEGGEKVRSGIQSIEVGFRLLDVLTSEPRAMMLRDLAQRAGMSPAKAHRYLVSFLRLGVVSQDPVSGRYELGGFALQMGLARLARVDGVKLARIALTELRDRVDQTVGIAVWGNQGPTIVHWMESSHPAKASLKLGDVMPLLGSATGLLFAAYLPRSKTAAMLERELADTRRSPHHGGPRTLDEVEAVLADVRAHQAARVEGMLLPTIHAFCMPVFDSVGELALAIVALGQEGMFDIAWGGEMDTALRACAQKLSYELGYSPGARDA from the coding sequence ATGCCCGCCAGCCCGCTTCCCGACGACGATCTCGCCGATTCCGATACCGACGACGCCGGCTCCGGCGAGCACGGCGAAGGCGGCGAGAAGGTCCGCTCCGGCATCCAGTCGATCGAGGTCGGCTTTCGCCTGCTCGACGTGCTGACGAGCGAACCGCGCGCGATGATGCTGCGCGACCTCGCGCAGCGTGCGGGCATGAGCCCGGCGAAGGCGCACCGCTATCTGGTCAGTTTCCTGCGGCTCGGCGTGGTGTCGCAGGATCCGGTGTCGGGCCGCTACGAGCTCGGCGGCTTCGCGCTGCAGATGGGGCTCGCGCGGCTCGCGCGCGTCGACGGCGTAAAGCTCGCGCGGATCGCGCTGACCGAGTTGCGCGACCGCGTCGACCAGACCGTCGGCATCGCGGTGTGGGGCAATCAGGGGCCGACGATCGTGCACTGGATGGAATCGAGCCATCCCGCGAAGGCGTCGCTGAAGCTCGGCGACGTCATGCCGCTGCTCGGCTCCGCGACCGGCCTGCTGTTCGCCGCCTACCTGCCGCGCAGCAAGACCGCCGCGATGCTCGAGCGCGAGCTCGCCGACACGCGCCGCTCGCCGCATCACGGCGGCCCGCGCACGCTCGATGAAGTGGAGGCGGTGCTCGCCGACGTGCGCGCGCATCAGGCCGCGCGCGTCGAGGGGATGCTGCTGCCGACGATCCACGCGTTCTGCATGCCGGTGTTCGATTCGGTTGGCGAACTCGCGCTCGCGATCGTCGCGCTCGGCCAGGAAGGCATGTTCGACATCGCGTGGGGCGGCGAGATGGATACCGCGCTGCGGGCATGCGCGCAGAAACTGTCCTACGAACTCGGCTATAGTCCGGGCGCGCGCGACGCGTGA
- a CDS encoding DUF3108 domain-containing protein, whose amino-acid sequence MPPADTRPRHDLPRHWLRAGIAVVVVLVLHALAALWLTRNRDAFTPPAPAEIPVQIELLKPRPIERQPAPKPADRPAEPAPAKPARAAPKPAPAQEPVLTSTQTAEHGEPPPAASGASAASATAGASDTPAASAAGAGSAAPPGPATNGVKFAAPPSGDLQYDTFYNGMQNMIGTIHWRTDGHAYDLSVSMPVPFVGPFAYRSEGRIDAFGVAPDRYVEKRGKRPEDIAIFNREIRQVVFTRTPNNAPLPDGVQDRFSMLMQLSGLVRGNPSAYKPGVTQQFFVIDNNNGETWPITVIGDEDVQTQAGIVRARHFMRLPRREGDTRRIDMWLAPSLGWLPARLVQSEPNGAQIELLWHGPLAPPRAPADAAPSGGTAYAPAAASSPAAAPAPAAAPAQPVQQPAVEAPAPASAAR is encoded by the coding sequence ATGCCGCCTGCCGACACCCGCCCTCGTCACGACCTGCCCCGCCACTGGCTGCGCGCGGGCATCGCGGTCGTCGTCGTGCTCGTGCTGCACGCGCTCGCAGCGTTGTGGCTGACGCGCAATCGCGATGCGTTCACGCCGCCCGCGCCCGCCGAGATCCCGGTGCAGATCGAGCTGCTGAAGCCGCGGCCGATCGAGCGCCAACCCGCCCCGAAGCCGGCCGACCGTCCTGCCGAGCCCGCGCCCGCGAAGCCGGCTCGCGCCGCACCGAAGCCCGCGCCCGCGCAGGAGCCCGTGCTCACGTCGACGCAGACGGCCGAGCACGGCGAACCGCCGCCGGCCGCGTCCGGCGCGTCCGCTGCAAGCGCCACGGCCGGCGCGTCGGACACGCCGGCGGCATCCGCGGCCGGCGCCGGTAGCGCCGCGCCCCCCGGCCCCGCGACGAACGGCGTGAAGTTCGCGGCGCCGCCGTCCGGCGATCTGCAGTACGACACGTTCTACAACGGGATGCAGAACATGATCGGCACGATCCACTGGCGCACCGACGGTCACGCGTACGATCTGTCGGTGTCGATGCCCGTGCCGTTCGTGGGTCCGTTCGCGTACCGCAGCGAAGGCCGCATCGATGCATTCGGCGTCGCGCCCGACCGTTACGTCGAAAAGCGCGGCAAGCGGCCCGAGGACATCGCGATCTTCAATCGCGAGATTCGCCAGGTCGTGTTCACGCGCACGCCGAACAACGCGCCGCTGCCCGACGGCGTGCAGGACCGCTTCAGCATGCTGATGCAGTTGTCGGGGCTCGTGCGCGGCAATCCGTCCGCGTACAAGCCGGGCGTCACGCAGCAGTTCTTCGTGATCGACAACAACAACGGCGAGACCTGGCCGATCACGGTGATCGGCGACGAGGACGTGCAGACGCAAGCAGGCATCGTGCGCGCGCGTCACTTCATGCGGCTGCCGCGCCGCGAAGGCGACACGCGGCGCATCGACATGTGGCTCGCGCCGTCGCTCGGCTGGCTGCCCGCGAGGCTCGTACAATCGGAGCCGAACGGCGCGCAAATCGAGCTGCTGTGGCACGGCCCGCTCGCGCCGCCGCGCGCACCTGCCGATGCCGCGCCGTCAGGAGGAACGGCGTATGCGCCCGCCGCAGCATCGTCGCCTGCGGCGGCGCCGGCGCCGGCCGCCGCGCCCGCGCAACCCGTGCAGCAGCCGGCAGTGGAAGCGCCCGCGCCGGCGTCCGCCGCACGGTGA
- a CDS encoding DUF3567 domain-containing protein — protein MQMIYNSPNYCVVEFAPQAGHHLMNAGGYEIVDKNAQREIFIDGELAERFRAHVKQLIEDEPSLDEVDEFLGQFDSLMMMPVVLH, from the coding sequence ATGCAAATGATCTACAACAGCCCCAATTACTGCGTCGTCGAATTTGCGCCGCAGGCCGGCCACCATCTGATGAATGCCGGCGGATATGAAATCGTCGACAAGAACGCGCAGCGCGAAATCTTCATCGACGGCGAGCTCGCCGAGCGATTCCGCGCGCACGTGAAGCAGTTGATCGAGGATGAGCCGTCGCTTGACGAAGTGGACGAATTCCTCGGGCAATTCGACAGTCTGATGATGATGCCCGTCGTGCTGCATTAA
- a CDS encoding homocysteine S-methyltransferase family protein, producing MSATPLAASAPLDARYTRGAELPALLKSRILILDGAMGTMIQRYKLDEAAYRGERFKDFPRDIKGNNELLSLTQPQIISEIHDKYFAAGADIVETNTFGATTVAQADYGMEDLVVEMNVESARLARASAARYATPDKPRFVAGAIGPTPKTASISPDVNDPGARNVTFDELRDAYYQQAKALLDGGVDLFLVETIFDTLNAKAALFALDELFEDTGERLPIMISGTVTDASGRILSGQTVEAFWNSLRHAKPLTFGLNCALGAALMRPYIAELAKLCDTYVSCYPNAGLPNPMSDTGFDETPDVTSGLLKEFAQAGLVNLAGGCCGTTPEHIAEIAKALADVKPRRWPSQYSDAA from the coding sequence ATGTCTGCGACTCCTCTCGCCGCTTCCGCCCCGCTCGACGCGCGCTACACGCGCGGCGCCGAACTGCCCGCGCTACTGAAATCGCGCATCCTGATCCTCGACGGCGCGATGGGCACGATGATCCAGCGCTACAAGCTCGACGAGGCCGCATATCGCGGCGAGCGCTTCAAGGACTTCCCGCGCGACATCAAGGGCAACAACGAACTGCTGTCGCTCACGCAGCCGCAGATCATCAGCGAGATCCACGACAAGTACTTCGCGGCCGGCGCGGACATCGTCGAAACCAACACGTTCGGCGCGACGACGGTCGCGCAGGCCGACTACGGGATGGAAGACCTCGTCGTCGAGATGAACGTCGAGTCGGCGCGGCTCGCGCGCGCGTCCGCGGCCAGGTACGCGACGCCGGACAAGCCGCGCTTCGTCGCCGGCGCGATCGGGCCGACGCCGAAAACGGCGAGCATCTCGCCGGACGTGAACGATCCGGGCGCGCGCAACGTCACGTTCGACGAGCTGCGCGACGCGTACTACCAGCAGGCGAAGGCGCTGCTCGACGGCGGCGTCGACCTGTTCCTCGTCGAGACGATCTTCGACACGCTGAACGCGAAGGCCGCGCTGTTCGCGCTCGACGAACTGTTCGAGGACACCGGCGAGCGCCTGCCGATCATGATCTCGGGCACCGTGACCGACGCGTCGGGCCGCATCCTGTCGGGCCAGACGGTCGAGGCGTTCTGGAACTCGCTGCGTCATGCGAAGCCGCTCACGTTCGGCCTGAACTGCGCGCTCGGCGCGGCGCTGATGCGCCCGTACATCGCCGAGCTCGCGAAGCTGTGCGACACCTACGTGTCGTGCTACCCGAACGCGGGCCTGCCGAACCCGATGAGCGACACCGGTTTCGACGAGACGCCGGACGTCACGTCGGGCCTCTTGAAGGAATTCGCGCAGGCCGGGCTCGTGAACCTCGCCGGCGGCTGCTGCGGCACGACGCCCGAACACATCGCCGAGATCGCGAAGGCGCTCGCCGACGTAAAACCGCGCCGCTGGCCGAGCCAGTACAGCGACGCCGCCTGA
- the metH gene encoding methionine synthase, translating into MTDHMMRLAGLEPFNVTSGTLFINVGERTNVTGSKAFARMILNGQFDEALAVARQQVENGAQVIDVNMDEAMLDSKAAMVRFLNLIASEPDIARVPIMIDSSKWEVIEAGLKCVQGKAIVNSISLKEGEDAFRHHAKLIRRYGAAAVVMAFDETGQADTYQRKIDICKRSYDFLVNEVGFPPEDIIFDPNIFAVATGIEEHNNYAVDFIEATRWIKQNLPHAKVSGGVSNVSFSFRGNDPVREAIHTVFLYHAIQAGMDMGIVNAGQLGVYADLDPELREHVEDVILNRRADSTDRLLEIADKFKAGGAKKEENLEWRNQPVEKRLSHALVHGITTFIVEDTEEVRAKIAAAGGRPINVIEGPLMDGMNIVGDLFGQGKMFLPQVVKSARVMKQAVAHLIPFIEEEKRLLAEAGGDVRAKGKIVIATVKGDVHDIGKNIVSVVLQCNNFEVVNMGVMVPCNEILAKAKVEGADIIGLSGLITPSLEEMAYVASEMQRDDYFRVKKIPLLIGGATTSRVHTAVKIAPHYEGPVVYVPDASRSVSVASNLLSDEGAAKYLDELKSDYERIRDQHANRKAQPMVTLEQARANKTKVDWANYTPVKPKFIGRRVFKNYDLNELANYIDWGPFFQTWDLAGPYPAILNDEIVGESARRVFSDAKSMLARLIQGRWLTANGVIALLPANTVNDDDIEIYTDESRSEVLLTWRNLRQQSVRPVVDGVMRPNRSLADFIAPKESGVADYIGMFAVTAGLGVDVKEKQFEADHDDYSAIMLKALADRFAEAFAEAMHARVRRELWGYASGETLDNDALIAEKYTGIRPAPGYPACPDHLVKRDMFAALHADEIGMSVTDSLAMLPAASVSGFYLAHPDSRYFSVGKIGQDQLDDYARRMALSLDDARRALAPQL; encoded by the coding sequence ATGACCGATCACATGATGCGCCTTGCCGGCCTCGAGCCGTTCAACGTCACGTCCGGGACGCTCTTCATCAACGTCGGCGAACGCACCAACGTCACCGGCTCGAAGGCGTTCGCGCGAATGATCCTCAACGGCCAGTTCGACGAGGCGCTCGCCGTCGCGCGCCAGCAGGTCGAGAACGGCGCGCAGGTGATCGACGTCAACATGGACGAGGCGATGCTCGATTCGAAGGCGGCGATGGTGCGCTTCCTGAACCTGATCGCATCGGAGCCGGACATCGCGCGCGTGCCGATCATGATCGACTCGTCGAAGTGGGAAGTGATCGAGGCCGGCCTCAAGTGCGTGCAGGGCAAGGCGATCGTGAACTCGATCTCGCTGAAGGAAGGCGAGGACGCGTTCCGCCATCATGCGAAGCTGATCCGCCGCTACGGCGCGGCCGCGGTGGTGATGGCGTTCGACGAGACGGGCCAGGCCGATACCTACCAGCGCAAGATCGACATCTGCAAGCGCTCGTACGACTTCCTCGTGAACGAAGTCGGCTTCCCGCCGGAAGACATCATCTTCGATCCGAACATCTTCGCAGTCGCGACGGGCATCGAGGAACACAATAATTACGCGGTCGACTTCATCGAGGCGACGCGCTGGATCAAGCAGAACCTGCCGCATGCGAAGGTGAGCGGCGGCGTGTCGAACGTGTCGTTCTCGTTCCGCGGCAACGACCCGGTGCGCGAGGCGATCCACACCGTGTTCCTGTACCACGCGATCCAGGCGGGGATGGACATGGGCATCGTGAACGCGGGCCAGCTCGGCGTGTACGCCGATCTCGATCCGGAGCTGCGCGAGCACGTCGAGGACGTGATCCTGAACCGGCGCGCGGATTCCACCGACCGCCTGCTCGAGATCGCCGACAAGTTCAAGGCGGGCGGCGCGAAGAAGGAAGAGAACCTCGAGTGGCGCAACCAGCCGGTCGAGAAGCGGCTCTCGCATGCGCTGGTGCACGGGATCACGACGTTCATCGTCGAGGATACCGAGGAAGTGCGCGCGAAGATCGCCGCGGCCGGCGGCCGCCCGATCAACGTGATCGAAGGCCCGCTGATGGACGGGATGAACATCGTCGGCGACCTGTTCGGCCAGGGCAAGATGTTCCTGCCGCAAGTCGTGAAGTCCGCTCGCGTGATGAAGCAGGCGGTCGCGCACCTGATTCCGTTCATCGAGGAAGAAAAGCGGCTGCTCGCGGAAGCGGGCGGCGACGTGCGCGCGAAGGGCAAGATCGTGATCGCGACCGTGAAGGGCGACGTGCACGACATCGGCAAGAACATCGTGTCGGTCGTGCTCCAGTGCAACAACTTCGAAGTCGTCAACATGGGCGTGATGGTGCCGTGCAACGAGATCCTCGCGAAGGCGAAGGTCGAGGGCGCGGACATCATCGGCCTGTCGGGCCTGATCACGCCGAGCCTCGAGGAAATGGCGTACGTTGCGTCGGAGATGCAGCGCGACGACTACTTCCGCGTGAAGAAGATTCCGCTGCTGATCGGCGGCGCGACCACGTCGCGCGTGCACACGGCCGTGAAGATCGCGCCGCATTACGAAGGCCCGGTCGTCTACGTGCCCGACGCATCGCGCTCGGTGTCGGTCGCGTCGAATCTGCTGTCGGACGAAGGTGCGGCGAAGTACCTCGACGAACTGAAGTCCGATTACGAACGGATCCGCGACCAGCACGCGAACCGCAAGGCGCAGCCGATGGTCACGCTCGAGCAGGCGCGCGCGAACAAGACCAAGGTTGACTGGGCGAACTACACGCCGGTGAAGCCGAAGTTCATCGGGCGGCGCGTGTTCAAGAACTACGACCTGAACGAGCTCGCGAACTACATCGACTGGGGCCCGTTCTTCCAGACCTGGGATCTCGCGGGCCCGTACCCGGCGATCCTGAACGACGAGATCGTCGGCGAATCGGCGCGGCGCGTGTTCTCCGATGCGAAGTCGATGCTTGCGCGTCTGATCCAGGGCCGCTGGCTGACCGCGAACGGCGTGATTGCGCTGCTGCCGGCGAACACCGTGAATGACGACGACATCGAGATCTACACCGACGAATCGCGCTCTGAAGTGCTGCTCACGTGGCGCAACCTGCGCCAGCAGAGCGTGCGCCCGGTGGTCGACGGCGTGATGCGCCCGAACCGCTCGCTTGCCGACTTCATCGCGCCGAAGGAATCGGGCGTCGCCGACTACATCGGGATGTTCGCGGTGACGGCCGGCCTCGGCGTCGACGTGAAGGAAAAGCAGTTCGAAGCCGACCACGACGACTACAGCGCGATCATGCTGAAGGCGCTGGCCGACCGTTTCGCGGAAGCGTTCGCCGAAGCGATGCATGCGCGCGTGCGCCGCGAGCTGTGGGGGTATGCGAGCGGCGAGACGCTCGACAACGATGCGCTGATCGCCGAGAAGTACACGGGCATCCGTCCCGCGCCCGGTTACCCGGCGTGCCCCGATCACCTCGTGAAGCGCGACATGTTCGCCGCGCTGCATGCGGACGAAATCGGGATGAGCGTGACCGATTCGCTCGCGATGCTGCCGGCGGCGAGCGTGTCGGGCTTCTATCTCGCGCATCCGGACAGCCGCTACTTCTCCGTCGGAAAAATCGGGCAGGATCAGCTGGACGACTATGCGCGGCGGATGGCGCTGTCGCTCGACGACGCACGCCGCGCGCTGGCGCCGCAACTGTAA
- a CDS encoding DUF1840 domain-containing protein has product MITFKSKAAQDLDVLKDFAVYVLGLVGKQLGERGVITHDELDHAIAKLEGAVAQAKQERAEHAGHFHEDDADHAHHEVPPSLAQRVAPFLTMLREAKAGQADVHWGF; this is encoded by the coding sequence ATGATTACGTTCAAGAGCAAGGCGGCACAGGATCTCGACGTGCTGAAGGATTTCGCCGTATACGTGCTGGGCCTCGTCGGCAAGCAGCTGGGCGAACGCGGCGTGATTACGCACGACGAACTGGATCACGCGATCGCGAAGCTGGAAGGCGCGGTCGCGCAGGCGAAGCAGGAGCGCGCCGAGCACGCAGGTCATTTCCACGAAGACGATGCGGACCACGCGCACCACGAAGTGCCGCCGAGCCTCGCGCAGCGCGTCGCGCCGTTTCTCACGATGCTTCGCGAAGCGAAGGCCGGGCAGGCCGACGTGCACTGGGGCTTCTGA
- the argS gene encoding arginine--tRNA ligase: MLPAHKQTLEALLADSVTQVAHALKGADAANADVAFVAPAITLERPKVAAHGDVACNVAMQLAKPLGTNPRQLAEKIVAALTAHPAAQGLVDAAEIAGPGFINLRLSAAAKQAVIAAVFAQGRAFGTSEREKGKQVLLEFVSANPTGPLHVGHGRQAALGDVLANVIASQGYAVHREFYYNDAGVQIANLAISTQARARGLKPGDAGWPEAAYNGEYIADIARDYLNRETVAAKDGEPVTGAGDIDDLDAIRKFAVAYLRHEQDMDLQAFGVKFDQYYLESSLYSEGRVEKTVDALIKAGMTYEQDGALWLRTTDEGDDKDRVMRKSDGTYTYFVPDVAYHVTKWERGFTKVINIQGSDHHGTIARVRAGLQGLHIGIPKGYPDYVLHKMVTVMRDGQEVKLSKRAGSYVTVRDLIEWSGGAAPGQEAAPDLIDEATITRGRDAVRFFLISRKADTEFVFDIDLALKQNDENPVYYVQYAHARICSVLNELKARYNVDVAQLPGADLSQLTSAQAVSLMQKLAEYPDMLTHAANELAPHAVAFYLRDLAGEFHSFYNAERVLVDDEAPRNARAALLAATRQVLENGLTVLGVSAPAKM; encoded by the coding sequence ATGCTGCCAGCACACAAACAGACCCTCGAAGCCCTGCTCGCGGATAGCGTCACGCAGGTCGCACACGCGCTGAAAGGCGCCGACGCGGCAAACGCCGACGTGGCGTTCGTCGCCCCCGCCATCACGCTGGAGCGCCCGAAGGTCGCCGCGCATGGCGACGTCGCGTGCAACGTCGCGATGCAACTCGCCAAGCCGCTCGGCACGAACCCGCGCCAGCTCGCCGAGAAGATCGTCGCCGCGCTGACGGCGCACCCGGCCGCGCAAGGGCTCGTCGACGCGGCCGAAATCGCGGGCCCCGGCTTCATCAACCTGCGCCTGAGCGCCGCCGCGAAGCAGGCGGTGATCGCCGCCGTGTTCGCGCAGGGTCGCGCGTTCGGCACGTCGGAGCGCGAAAAGGGCAAGCAGGTGCTGCTCGAATTCGTGTCCGCGAACCCGACCGGCCCGCTGCACGTCGGCCATGGCCGCCAGGCGGCGCTCGGCGACGTGCTCGCGAACGTGATCGCGAGCCAGGGCTATGCGGTCCACCGCGAGTTCTACTACAACGACGCCGGCGTGCAGATCGCCAACCTCGCGATCTCGACGCAGGCGCGCGCACGCGGCCTGAAGCCGGGCGACGCGGGCTGGCCGGAAGCCGCGTACAACGGCGAATACATCGCCGACATCGCGCGCGACTACCTGAACCGCGAGACGGTCGCGGCGAAGGACGGCGAGCCGGTCACGGGCGCGGGCGACATCGACGATCTCGATGCGATCCGCAAGTTCGCGGTCGCGTATCTGCGTCACGAGCAGGACATGGACCTGCAGGCGTTCGGCGTGAAATTCGATCAGTACTATCTCGAGTCGTCGCTGTACAGCGAAGGCCGGGTCGAGAAGACGGTCGACGCGCTGATCAAGGCCGGCATGACCTACGAGCAGGACGGCGCACTGTGGCTGCGCACGACCGATGAAGGCGACGACAAGGATCGCGTGATGCGCAAGTCGGACGGCACGTACACGTACTTCGTGCCGGACGTCGCGTACCACGTGACGAAATGGGAGCGCGGCTTCACGAAGGTGATCAACATCCAGGGTTCGGACCACCACGGCACGATCGCGCGCGTGCGCGCCGGCCTGCAGGGGCTGCACATCGGCATCCCGAAGGGCTATCCCGACTACGTGCTGCACAAGATGGTGACCGTGATGCGCGACGGCCAGGAAGTGAAGCTGTCGAAGCGCGCGGGCAGCTACGTGACGGTGCGCGACCTGATCGAATGGTCGGGCGGCGCAGCGCCGGGCCAGGAGGCGGCTCCCGACCTGATCGACGAGGCGACCATCACGCGCGGCCGCGACGCGGTGCGCTTCTTCCTGATCTCGCGCAAGGCCGACACCGAGTTCGTGTTCGACATCGACCTTGCACTGAAACAGAACGACGAGAATCCGGTCTATTACGTCCAGTACGCGCATGCGCGGATCTGCTCGGTGCTCAACGAACTGAAGGCCCGCTACAACGTCGACGTCGCGCAGCTTCCGGGCGCCGATCTGTCGCAGCTCACGAGCGCGCAGGCCGTGTCGCTGATGCAAAAGCTCGCCGAGTATCCGGACATGCTCACGCACGCGGCGAACGAGCTGGCGCCGCACGCGGTCGCGTTCTACCTGCGCGATCTCGCTGGTGAATTCCACTCGTTCTACAATGCGGAGCGCGTGCTGGTCGACGACGAAGCGCCGCGCAACGCGCGCGCCGCGCTGCTCGCCGCAACCCGCCAGGTGCTCGAGAACGGCCTGACGGTGCTCGGCGTGTCCGCGCCCGCGAAGATGTAA
- a CDS encoding SPOR domain-containing protein, which translates to MAQPRRTSKQSKQAGGTFLGIVLGLIVGLAIAVVVALYITRSPSPFVSKVAPPPADNGASQPQQFDPNRALQGKTPGQPVPQAAQSAPPNTAPGQAANQTQGGLLPEPQIVEVPPSGNTNGSSGSNNSTASNNASSGNGVAVAPKPADNTPPKKTQQAQQQQQGGEDDLARFAAQKQAQQAAAQKQQQQQLANNTPKPTSSAAPAAAAKPPTANDANTGYFLQVGAYKTESDAEQQRARLGFQGFESKVSKRDVSGVTYFRVRVGPFSKFEDMNSARQRLSDAGVDTAVIRFTKQ; encoded by the coding sequence ATGGCACAACCACGCCGCACGTCGAAGCAATCGAAACAAGCCGGAGGGACATTTCTTGGAATCGTGCTGGGCCTGATCGTCGGCCTCGCGATCGCGGTGGTCGTGGCGCTCTACATCACGCGTTCGCCGTCGCCGTTCGTGTCGAAGGTCGCGCCGCCGCCGGCCGACAACGGCGCGAGCCAGCCGCAGCAGTTCGACCCGAACCGCGCGCTGCAAGGCAAGACGCCCGGCCAGCCGGTGCCGCAGGCCGCGCAATCCGCGCCCCCCAATACCGCGCCCGGCCAGGCCGCGAATCAGACCCAGGGCGGCTTGCTGCCCGAGCCGCAGATCGTCGAGGTGCCGCCGTCGGGCAACACGAACGGCTCCAGCGGCTCGAACAACAGCACCGCTTCGAATAACGCGTCGTCGGGCAACGGTGTCGCCGTCGCGCCGAAGCCGGCCGACAACACGCCGCCGAAGAAAACGCAGCAGGCGCAGCAACAACAGCAAGGCGGCGAGGACGACCTCGCGCGCTTCGCCGCACAGAAGCAGGCGCAGCAGGCGGCCGCGCAGAAGCAGCAGCAACAGCAACTGGCGAACAACACGCCGAAACCGACGTCGTCGGCGGCGCCCGCCGCGGCAGCGAAGCCGCCGACCGCGAATGACGCGAACACCGGTTACTTCCTGCAGGTCGGCGCGTACAAGACGGAAAGCGACGCAGAGCAGCAGCGCGCTCGGCTGGGCTTCCAGGGCTTCGAATCGAAGGTGTCGAAGCGCGACGTCAGCGGCGTGACGTACTTCCGCGTGCGCGTCGGCCCGTTCTCCAAATTCGAGGATATGAACTCGGCCCGTCAGCGCCTGTCCGATGCAGGTGTCGACACGGCGGTGATCCGTTTCACCAAGCAGTAA
- a CDS encoding thiol:disulfide interchange protein DsbA/DsbL → MKKLLSTLLLSLGLAAAGFAQASPAAPAAGKDFEVMKSPQPVSAPAGKVEVIEFFWYGCPHCYEFEPTIEAWVKKQGNNIDFKRVPVAFRDDFIPHSKLFYAVSALGISEKVTPAIFNAIHKQKNYLLTPQAQADFLATQGVDKKQFMDAYNSFSVQGQVKQSAELLKNYAIDGVPTVVVQGKYKTGPAYTNSIPGTAQVLDYLVKQVQDKKL, encoded by the coding sequence ATGAAAAAACTGCTTAGCACGCTCCTTCTGTCCCTGGGCCTCGCCGCCGCGGGCTTCGCGCAGGCATCGCCGGCCGCACCGGCCGCCGGCAAGGACTTCGAGGTGATGAAGTCGCCGCAACCGGTGTCCGCACCGGCCGGCAAGGTCGAGGTCATCGAATTCTTTTGGTATGGCTGCCCGCACTGCTACGAATTCGAGCCGACGATCGAGGCGTGGGTGAAGAAGCAAGGCAACAACATCGACTTCAAGCGCGTGCCGGTCGCATTCCGTGACGATTTCATCCCGCACTCGAAGCTGTTCTACGCGGTGTCCGCGCTCGGCATCTCGGAGAAGGTCACGCCGGCGATCTTCAACGCGATCCACAAGCAGAAGAACTACCTGCTGACGCCGCAGGCGCAGGCCGACTTCCTCGCGACGCAAGGCGTCGACAAGAAGCAGTTCATGGATGCGTACAACTCGTTCAGCGTGCAGGGCCAGGTCAAGCAGTCGGCCGAGCTGCTGAAGAACTACGCGATCGACGGCGTGCCGACGGTCGTCGTCCAGGGCAAGTACAAGACGGGCCCGGCTTACACGAACAGCATCCCGGGCACCGCGCAGGTGCTCGACTACCTCGTGAAGCAGGTTCAGGACAAGAAGCTCTGA
- a CDS encoding SDR family oxidoreductase yields the protein MTTPLKVFITGASSGLGLALADEYARQGATLALVARRTDALDAFARRFPKLSVSVYSADVRDADALAAAAASFIAAHGCPDVVIANAGISQGAVTGQGDLATFRDVMDINYYGMVATFEPFVGPMTAARHGTLVGVASVAGVRGLPGSGAYSASKSAAIKYLEALRVELRPAGVGVVTIAPGYIRTPMTAHNPYRMPFLMDADRFAARAARAIARQHAFRVIPWQMGVVAKILHVLPRWLYDRLFEKAPRKPKAGAH from the coding sequence ATGACTACTCCGCTGAAGGTCTTCATCACCGGCGCGTCGAGCGGCCTCGGCCTCGCACTGGCCGACGAATACGCGCGCCAGGGCGCCACGCTCGCCCTCGTCGCGCGCCGCACCGATGCGCTCGATGCGTTCGCGCGGCGCTTCCCCAAGTTGTCCGTTTCCGTCTATTCCGCCGACGTGCGCGACGCCGATGCGCTCGCCGCCGCAGCCGCGTCGTTCATCGCCGCGCACGGCTGCCCCGACGTCGTGATCGCAAACGCAGGCATCAGCCAGGGCGCCGTCACGGGCCAGGGCGATCTCGCGACGTTCCGCGACGTGATGGACATCAACTACTACGGCATGGTCGCGACGTTCGAGCCGTTCGTGGGGCCGATGACGGCCGCGCGCCACGGCACGCTGGTCGGCGTCGCGAGCGTCGCCGGCGTGCGCGGGCTGCCCGGCTCCGGCGCGTACAGCGCGTCGAAGTCGGCGGCGATCAAGTATCTGGAGGCGCTGCGCGTCGAGCTGCGCCCGGCCGGTGTCGGCGTGGTCACGATCGCCCCCGGCTATATCCGCACGCCGATGACCGCGCACAACCCGTACCGGATGCCGTTCCTGATGGACGCCGACCGCTTCGCGGCCCGCGCCGCACGTGCGATCGCGCGGCAGCACGCGTTTCGCGTGATTCCATGGCAGATGGGCGTCGTCGCGAAGATACTGCACGTGCTGCCGCGCTGGCTTTACGATCGCCTGTTCGAGAAAGCGCCGCGCAAGCCCAAGGCCGGCGCACACTAA